A portion of the Bubalus kerabau isolate K-KA32 ecotype Philippines breed swamp buffalo chromosome 1, PCC_UOA_SB_1v2, whole genome shotgun sequence genome contains these proteins:
- the B4GALNT1 gene encoding LOW QUALITY PROTEIN: beta-1,4 N-acetylgalactosaminyltransferase 1 (The sequence of the model RefSeq protein was modified relative to this genomic sequence to represent the inferred CDS: inserted 1 base in 1 codon; deleted 1 base in 1 codon; substituted 2 bases at 2 genomic stop codons), which translates to MRLGRRALCVLVLLLACASLGLLYASTRVAPGLRTPLALWTPLQGNPRPELLGLAPEPRYAHIPVKIKEQVVGLLSANNCSCESSEGSLHLPFQRQVQAFDFTKAFDPEELSTVSASREQEFQAFLSRSQSAADQLLIAPANSPLQYPLQGVEVQPLRSILVPGLGLQATSGQEVYQVNLTASLGTWDVAGEVTGVTLIGEGQPDLTLTSPGLDQLNRQLQLVTYSSRSYQANTADTVRFSTEGHEAAFTIRIRHPPNPRLYPPGSLPQGAQYNISALVTIATKTFLRYNRLRALIASIRRFYPTVTVVIADDSDKPESIRGPHIEHYLMPFGKLPAIPKHSKVWRGAQAVEGLPSEEXAAKDCVLSQXHRQPYLPFXQGWFAGRNLAISQVTTKYVLWVDDDFVFTARTRLERLVDVLERTPLDLVGGAVREISGFATTYRQLLSVEPGAPGRGNCLRQKRGFHHELVGFPGCVVTDGVVNFFLARTDKVREVGFDPRLSRVAHLEFFLDGLGSLQVGSCSDVVVDHASKLKLPWTSRDAKAETYARYRYPGSLDESQVAKHRLLFFKHRLQCMTSE; encoded by the exons ATGCGGCTGGGCCGCCGGGCCCTCTGTGTGCTCGTCCTGCTGCTCGCCTGCGCCTCGCTGGGGCTCCTGTACGCGAGCACCCGGGTCGCGCCGGGCCTCCGGACACCTCTTGCGCTGTGGACGCCCCTACAGGGCAACCCCAGGCCAGAACTGCTAGGTCTTGCCCCTGAGCCCAGATACGCACACATCCCGGTCAAGATCAAGGAGCAAGTGGTGGG GCTGCTGTCTGCGAACAATTGCAGTTGTGAGTCCAGTGAGGGAAGCCTTCACCTCCCCTTCCAGAGGCAGGTCCAAGCCTTTGACTTCACCAAGGCCTTTGACCCTGAGGAGCTGAGCACTGTGTCTGCCTCGAGGGAGCAGGAGTTCCAGGCCTTCCTTTCAAG gagccagtctGCTGCTGACCAGCTGCTCATAGCCCCTGCCAACTCCCCGCTACAGTACCCCCTGCAGGGTGTGGAGGTCCAGCCCCTCAGGAGTATCTTGGTgccag GACTGGGCCTGCAGGCCACTTCCGGTCAGGAGGTATACCAG GTGAACCTGACTGCCTCCTTGGGCACCTGGGACGTGGCAGGGGAAGTAACTGGAGTGACTCTCATCGGAGAAGGGCAGCCAGATCTCACCCTCACCAGCCCAGGGCTGGACCAACTCAATCGGCAGCTGCAACTGGTCACTTACAGCAGCCGAAGCTACCAGGCAAACACAGCAGACACAG TCCGCTTCTCCACCGAGGGACACGAAGCTGCCTTCACCATCCGCATAAGACACCCACCCAACCCTCGGCTGTACCCACCTGGGTCTCTACCCCAGGGAG CCCAGTACAACATAAGCGCTCTGGTCACCATCGCCACTAAGACCTTCCTTCGTTACAATCGGTTACGGGCACTCATCGCCAGCATCCGCCGCTTCTACCCAACGGTCACAGTGGTAATCGCGGACGACAGCGACAAGCCAGAGAGCATTAGAGGTCCCCACATCGAGCACTATCTCATGCCTTTTGGCAAG ctCCCGGCCATTCCTAAGCAC TCCAAAGTTTGGAGAGGGGCACAGgctgttgaggggcttcccag TGAGGAGTAGGCGGCAAAGGACTGCGTCCTATCTCAATAGCATCGCCAACCCTACTTACCCT CCCAGGGCTGGTTCGCAGGCCGGAACCTGGCCATATCCCAAGTAACCACCAAGTACGTGCTGTGGGTGGACGATGACTTCGTCTTCACGGCGCGGACGCGACTAGAGAGGCTTGTGGACGTGTTGGAGAGGACGCCGCTGGACCTG GTGGGGGGCGCGGTGCGCGAAATCTCCGGCTTCGCCACCACCTACCGGCAGCTGCTGAGCGTGGAGCCCGGCGCGCCAGGCCGCGGGAACTGCCTCCGGCAGAAGCGCGGCTTCCACCACGAGCTCGTCGGCTTCCCGGGGTGCGTGGTCACCGACGGTGTGGTCAACTTCTTCCTGGCGCGCACTGACAAGGTGCGCGAGGTCGGCTTTGACCCTCGCCTCAGCCGCGTGGCGCACCTGG AATTCTTCCTGGATGGACTTGGTTCTCTTCAAGTGGGCTCCTGCTCAGACGTCGTTGTGGATCACGCATCCAAGTTGAAGTTGCCTTGGACCTCAAGGGATGCGAAGGCAGAGACTTATGCTCGGTACCGTTACCCGGGATCACTGGACGagagtcaggtggccaaacatCGCCTGCTCTTCTTCAAACACCGGCTGCAGTGCATGACTTCAGAGTGA